Genomic DNA from Parambassis ranga chromosome 5, fParRan2.1, whole genome shotgun sequence:
CTAAGTCAAGCACATACAGCCTGTGCTAATGTAACTTTGGCCACTAGGAGGCAGTGCAACAAGCTGTTAACGCAGGAGTGACACTTTAATGTAAAATTATGTTGATTACTAATGTctgattattttgtatttaactCCTGTATGTGCCTCTTTAGATCATAAATGCATCACTGTGTTAGAAATGAGCTTAGTCGTAGTATCTGTAGCCATCCACCCAGAATCTTCCCAGTTTCCAATGATGCCTTCCTAGAGGGTTCTGTATAAGAAACCATCTGACCTGCCAGGTGAGCTTTATATATAAAGCACACTGCAAGCGTCTAACTAGAAAACAAACTATTTCAAGCCCTTTAATTGGATAAGCAGGGTTACTATGTGCACACTTGACACTATGTAAACACAAGATGATTTGGGGTTACATTACAAACTCCCTACTATCAACCAGCTGCCACcctgagaaagaaacagaaatacTTTCCAGTTCATTTAAAGCCTGATGCGACACTGTGAAGCATGTCTTTAAAAATAAGCGTGTGATACTGTGTGTACTGTTCCCTGTGTTTCAAAATGACTCTGAGAAATGTTAGCTATATGCAGACTAAGCTGTAATACTAAACGGTGTTGATACTGCTTTAAACTGGCCAGGCTCCAAGATGCTGAATCCACATGATGTAACGAAAGCAAATCTGACCTTGCTCTCCACCAGTGAGAGAAGAACCTGCTCCAAAGCAGACGATGCTTTAGGTAAAGCAGTCTGCAGATGGCCAACCACCACACCAACAGCAACCCGCGACAGCTCGTAACTCAAGCCTGTGTTCTTCCGTACGAGCTCAATCAGTTCAGCTCCAATAGTCATGGGAACAGGCTCAGAGGTAGTAGGGCTGCCAGGAGGGCTTTCAGCAACAGATGGGGGGGCAACAGGCCATTCAGTCTCTGgctgctcctccacagagaGCTGTAAAGAAGCAGAGGCCTGGGTGGGCTGGGGAGGCTGTGGTGCCGGGCTTTTCTTTGCAGGAGCTGGCTGAGGCGGGGAGTCTGAGGGCAACAGGTCTGGAGGCGGCGCAGTGGGTTTCACACGGGAtggcacaggaggaggaggagtgctgGAAACACTTGGCAAGCTGACATCAGAGGACACCAGAGAGTGGGAGGAGCCAGTCTCTAGGGAGGTGGTGCTGatcgagagagagggagcaggggACGGAGGGAGAGAGGACACTCTGGAGGGGACCTCCGGCTctgctgagagagacagagctccagttacagagaggagagagtgaaCAGGAATGACCTGACTAAGAATAGAGTGTTTGtgaagcagagagctgcagaaggtATCATCAGCAAAAACAGATCTGAACTGTGGTATAGGGTTGAATTTGTAGGTTATATCAGAACAGCACATGCTGCTGCCGTGCACTAACCTGGACGCCggttgtttctctgtttttcaggtggaggtggagtgaTGGGAGCAGCCCGCCGAGCCTGAGGTGGCACCTGCAAGAAAGGGGCACAGGCAGGGCTGGATTAGCAAATCCTCTGAGACACACAGTAAACTGCTTCGGCTGCATTCATTGATTGTTTGTCTTCGAAAGGTCAGATCTTTATTTATTCCTATGAAACACACTAAAAATATACTGAAACAATGTGAAAAACTAAATGCTGTGTATTCATTCTGCTTAACTGTCAATGTTTAATACTGCCATACCAAACTATgttcattaaaacacaacagaaatacCAAACAAGGAATTAACctcaaactttctgcataaatacaaaacaagtTGAACTACACATGCATGTAATAACAGCTGTATAACTCATCTCCTTCTTTTTAGGCCACCGATTTGTGTCAGTCCTTGTAGTTGGCATTAGTGCACAAAACTACAGCAAAAAAGTGCATGAATagaatttaaatatatttatctatttattgaATTTATTTAAAGATCAGAAAAACATCCTGTAAACCAGCAAGACAAATTCAAACAGTGTAGGTATACATGTGGATCCAAAGCAGATCCATCTGAGTTTTAGTTCTGGTTTTAGTTTAAGAGTCTGTTACCTGGTAGAAACCCTGTTCTCCTTGCATATTGTCCATGCTTCCTGATAGTGGCACACTTCCCTGCCGTCCATACTCTCGGTTAAGGCCATTGGGCGGAGGAGGGGTTTGACTGAGGGATATTTCACTGTTGGATGATGGAAGGCCTTGTTTGTGACCGGAGGAAGAGGAACTTCGCCGGGCCAGAGTTTCCTTTCTGTGATGGATCAGCTttctgagagagacagagaataCAGCAATGATTCACATGTAGAACGTCAGAACCATTGCCATAATTATATAGTGCACTCACTGTAGAACATCTCGCTGTTCAAGATTGTATTTGCCTCCATTTTTTAAGGCCACATTGTGGATTCCCTCGATCGCTCTGTCAATAGACTGTAGAACCTCATCCTGCTCTGGAGCCTagcaaagaaacagagagaagaatAAAAGGAGCACAGAAGTTAAATATTCATTAACATGGAAGCATGCAAAATTATTAatctttaaacaaaataaagactaaATGATGGCTCGGGGACAGACGTGACTCCAGGCTGAGATAAACTAGGACAGTTATCTAACAAAAACAGCCTGTTAACCAGAGTCACAGTGCTCAGTGAGGCTTCACATTCATGCTCATTAAACCTCCAACAGCCACATGTCTTAACTACAGGACTGAGGATTCCTCTGCTGCCAGACACTCTGTGATACACACTAACATATACATGCTCTGACTAGTTCTCTGTACGTCTGAATCCTTGGGACTGAGATCATGTGGGTGTGACTGAGAGAAAAGCTCTGTGGAAGGGAGCAGCTACTTATTATACAATAAAAGGCTGCGTCTTGAATACAAAGTCACAGAAGCAAAATATCTGAATCTGAGTTGAAACAATGACTCTGTGGCCTGTCCTTGGCCCTCTGTTCTGTCTTTCTCCTGTCATGTCCCATCCCTCCTTTGCCTTCCTTCCTGTCCCATCCTGTATCTCCTCTCTGTCGcagtcagcagctgcagtgcagaGCAGGCCATGTCCCCATCACATGAAGCAGCCTTCCCAATAATTCATGGGCTCTTCCGCAAGCATGCATCTTCCCCCTGATAATAATCAGCAGTCAGCTTCAACACGGCCTATACAAGCAGCACGCAGGATCTGTCCCTCTCGATTCCATCAGTTCAAACACTTCAGTGGATCTCACTTCACCCCAGGGTGCAGCAGCGTATACAGTGTCCGCTTCTGTTCATTCGTtgaaacagaagaaaagcagaGGGACAGAAAAAGTCGTGTTTACCTGGATCTTTTCGATGTATGAGGCGGGGATGTAGCCGGTCTCCCCCGAGCTGCAGCGGGACCCCAGCCACCAGTGTTTGTTGCTCCTCTCCAGGATTAGGAAGCTTTCTCCGGCCGCGAAGTGCAGCGAGTTGGGCTCCGCAGATCGGAAAGCGTACAGAGACCGGTACATACTTTTAATATCACTTTGACTCgtcaaaatgaccaaaaaacaGTCGGTGAAACGTTGTCTGAAGATATAGAGAGCCCGGGTGGAAATATCTGGAGGTGATTTAAAGAGGCTATGAAGGCATGGCCACGGTGGATCACTGCTGTCTATTTACAATGTAGCTGCGATCATCTGACCTGACTGTTACCAGCAGACACCGCAGGGGCGCTGTTACACGCAGGGCACGCCCCCCAGGCATTTTAATCGAAAGCAGAGCAGGTATTCGATTACTACccaaaaaaagatggaaaaacGAAAGAAAAAACTGTTTAAATAAACTCAAATGACAATTTAAGCTTCACGTTTACTCAGGGATTAGCGAAATACAAGATAACTTACCAATTTTTCCCTTAATCTACACATTTTCAGCGAGCTACTAGCGAGGGCTGCAGTTTAGTCTACTagcgtttttttatttttttatttattttttatttttttagtctACTAGCGTTGCATTTACTGCATATAGAAAACGTTTTCTTTAGTCGGAAATACGATATTACAATTTTAGGGTAATATACTGCAGTTTCCTGTGAGtaatgcacataaaaacatcacCTCTGAACTCTTTGTATAAATGTGTTCGATTTATCATTACACAATACCGGAAACAAGAGTCTGGTGTCACACTGAATTTCTTCCCCCCGTCTCTCCAGCCCCTGTCAACATGGCTAGTGCGGTGTGCGCCCGATTTCTCCTTCAGAGATCATCACGGGGCTTTCTGTTCTCCTCCAGGGCAGCGCCCGCTTTCTCCAGGTTTGTTACGGTGAAGTATTTAAgatacagatttaaaaaaaaaatcgctTAAATAACTGCCCTATATTTtgacctctctctcctctgtacgTGTGAAACCTTGAAGAggatgaaatgtttttgttatgaAACACCTACACGTGAATTATTAGTAGTTTTAGACAATTTATGatgcaaataaatgataaatatcATTTATTTTATGATCCAGGTGAAGGCATACCACAAATAActtttattaagattaagattaagaaacctttattagtcccacaatggagAAATTGCATATTATTTGCTAAAAgttaaattattaattattactAATCTATTACATAAGTACAAATTGACATTTACTGTCATGATGACATGATCTTTGACATGACATGAAGAATATGTTTCAGTTTTCACTCCTTTCAGCTATCTTAGAAATTACCATGGATTTATGTCATGCAACACAGTAGACACTGCTTTTCTTGTTATAGTTACAATGACCTTTAAAGTAATGAAAACAGAGAATGTTGCCACCACAAGATGATTATCTTACGTATAGTGGATTAGTGACAATGGCATACAATGACAAAACTGTTGTATTTACTCATACTGCTTTGGTTCATATTGATCTGTTTGGAT
This window encodes:
- the nckipsd gene encoding NCK-interacting protein with SH3 domain isoform X2 — its product is MYRSLYAFRSAEPNSLHFAAGESFLILERSNKHWWLGSRCSSGETGYIPASYIEKIQAPEQDEVLQSIDRAIEGIHNVALKNGGKYNLEQRDVLQKLIHHRKETLARRSSSSSGHKQGLPSSNSEISLSQTPPPPNGLNREYGRQGSVPLSGSMDNMQGEQGFYQVPPQARRAAPITPPPPEKQRNNRRPEPEVPSRVSSLPPSPAPSLSISTTSLETGSSHSLVSSDVSLPSVSSTPPPPVPSRVKPTAPPPDLLPSDSPPQPAPAKKSPAPQPPQPTQASASLQLSVEEQPETEWPVAPPSVAESPPGSPTTSEPVPMTIGAELIELVRKNTGLSYELSRVAVGVVVGHLQTALPKASSALEQVLLSLVESKDLSAALPQGQVCHDEQRLEVIFGDLARHRDDSQQRSWALHEDHALIACYLEELLKILTDADPEVCKRMCKANDYENVLSLVSYYQMEHRVSLRLLLLKVFGAMCSLDAALISSLLNSILPMELARDLQTDTQEHQKMCYTALVLTMIFSMGEQVPYHHYEHLNADFVSFLLGVVEDGLPSDPTEQLPDIFLNLVLSFNLHHTAPSNNVIMQELKQKNVKVLTEKVLLLLNRGDDPVCMFKHTPPAPHSVLKFLQDVFASQETADIFYRTDMMVMIDIAVRQISDLSPGDKLRMEYLSLMHSIMRSTDYLEHQHRLSDLQGALQRILREEEDPGEDEGSATAKQMDKLIVQQIYKEFPQICENQD
- the nckipsd gene encoding NCK-interacting protein with SH3 domain isoform X1; amino-acid sequence: MYRSLYAFRSAEPNSLHFAAGESFLILERSNKHWWLGSRCSSGETGYIPASYIEKIQAPEQDEVLQSIDRAIEGIHNVALKNGGKYNLEQRDVLQKLIHHRKETLARRSSSSSGHKQGLPSSNSEISLSQTPPPPNGLNREYGRQGSVPLSGSMDNMQGEQGFYQVPPQARRAAPITPPPPEKQRNNRRPAEPEVPSRVSSLPPSPAPSLSISTTSLETGSSHSLVSSDVSLPSVSSTPPPPVPSRVKPTAPPPDLLPSDSPPQPAPAKKSPAPQPPQPTQASASLQLSVEEQPETEWPVAPPSVAESPPGSPTTSEPVPMTIGAELIELVRKNTGLSYELSRVAVGVVVGHLQTALPKASSALEQVLLSLVESKDLSAALPQGQVCHDEQRLEVIFGDLARHRDDSQQRSWALHEDHALIACYLEELLKILTDADPEVCKRMCKANDYENVLSLVSYYQMEHRVSLRLLLLKVFGAMCSLDAALISSLLNSILPMELARDLQTDTQEHQKMCYTALVLTMIFSMGEQVPYHHYEHLNADFVSFLLGVVEDGLPSDPTEQLPDIFLNLVLSFNLHHTAPSNNVIMQELKQKNVKVLTEKVLLLLNRGDDPVCMFKHTPPAPHSVLKFLQDVFASQETADIFYRTDMMVMIDIAVRQISDLSPGDKLRMEYLSLMHSIMRSTDYLEHQHRLSDLQGALQRILREEEDPGEDEGSATAKQMDKLIVQQIYKEFPQICENQD